The following nucleotide sequence is from Drosophila simulans strain w501 chromosome 3L, Prin_Dsim_3.1, whole genome shotgun sequence.
TACTATTTCCAAAGGCTTTCGTATGAAATTGAGCAGGGTTCTGTGAAAAAGCGAAAGTGTAGAACTTTCACTGTCGTTTCTGTTCGGCTCTATCTCCGTCTCTTTCGGTATCGCGCtggccctctctttcgctcacCCTGTTGCAGCATCATTTGGGGTGGAGCACTTAACGGTTGTTCTGGATCCGGGCGTCATCATCGTGCGTTCTTATTTTATCAGATCGTTTGTGTTACGTTCTTTTTCGGGTATTTTTAGCCGCTCTCTCGGTCAATGCACACTTTCGGCCGACTTTTTATGGGTTCAGATTGTTACGtttctgattccgattccgattcggttcggatttggtttcggtttcgtttcCACATTCGTTTTGGTTAtgtttgcttttcgctttcgttGCATTCTCGCATGCGGAAATGTTAGCCGGCCCccgtggcgtatgcgcaatgctGCTGCGCAGTTGCATTTTGGCCCGCATTTCGCACGTATCCTTCGGAATGTGCATTCTCGCGCTCGTCGATCCGACCGGCAGCGCATAACGGTAACGGGCACGTTCTGGGAACCCCGACTTGGGTTCGGAATGTGTGTGCGCCGGCTGTGGTGGTTCGGTGGAACTCTTTCTGGTATGCGGCATTAATTGGCTCGCCACGGGCATTCTCATTCATAAATACAATTTCACAACCTGATCCAAAGAATCGCGCCACTTGCGCCATGTCAACGATCTCCGTCGAATGCCCCTACCTGGGCATCAAATTCACGACtcattatcaaaaaaaaaaaaaaattgggcagaaaaaagaaaagaaaaaaacagccGAAATACAACAGAACCCAACGGAGTATGAACCGCAAACAGGTTCTGCTTCTAATAGAATCGCCGGTCCATCGACGATCTGATATTCGTGCAGTCTAGACGAGCATTGGTACACATATCTGGTGGGTCCTTTCCTTGGCAACAAGAAAAGAGCTGGGAATGTCGCTCCGTCTTCTGGGAAGATCGCATCGGACCATGGGCGGATGGACAAGGGACACTGGCAGGACCGCTGGCAGAGCGTGTGAGctagtgtttttgttttgatgccCACATCTCCTGTTCCTTGAACTGAGGGCGAAAGTGGTGCGTCACGTCATCTCCGGTGTCTGACTTTGCCGGCGGCTTTGTCGTTCACCTTTGCCATCCCAATCACCATCCCCATTCTTCCCtatcctcatcatcatccgcaGCCAATTCTTTCGGCCTGCCGGAGGGTTATTCTTTCGCCCTGGGTTCAAAAAACTCTGCGATTGCCTTGCTGGGATCGCATTTCAAATTAGAAACTCTTATTTCGGGGGTTCCGAATAGCACACGGCCAAAAAATACTCTTTTGTCTTGGCAGGGTTTTAATCTTATGTCTTGGAATttaaacatatgtataaagaGCTAGTATCCTTTAAATTTTGATAGGCATATATTTAAGATCTGACCTTAGAAAGCGTAAAATGTTGGCTATCAAAAACCGATAAAACACAATACAAATGAAACAAGCTTCCCACGACAAGTCGTAGCTTAACTTCCAAATTTtctttagaaaaatatttctgaaataaaatgttacTAAGCACAATAAAAGAGATCAGCAAATCTAAGAATCTCTTATAACTTTGTTACTTTGGACTCAAATAAAAACTTGGCTCAGTTTCTATGTGGAGTAGGCAGTGACTCATGAATAAACAACCAACATTATTTCGTCACGACCGTCAATGACTAAATAAGAGCCTAGCAACATAAATCAAGTTTGGCTATAAATAGTGGAAAAAGACCACAGACCATGACTAAGATGTCAGGTGAAAAAAAACCTGGGAATTTTGATCTTTTTATGAGCATACATTAAGCTCACCAATTCCAATTGGCcattagaaatatttaaagttattagTAGCTATTTTAACACCTTTATAagcatatacaaaataaatcgaaacAATGTGAAGTAATGTTGAATGTTGAATTTAACTATTAAgatttactttaaatatagATAATCACAATACAAGAAATGCTTTCCACTTTTCAAGATCATATTGTTTTTTAGCATAAGCCgccaaaattcaaaataaaatatgtactaAAATCATCGAAGCACTAAAACCATCGATGGCCATATTACAGTTATCGATAAGCTCCACTTTTGCTCGGCTCTAATCAGCTGTTATGTTATGCCGCGAACTCCTTcaacaaaaatgttggccGCCCGCAGATTACTACGATCACCGCGGATTACCGGTGCCCTGAGCTGGTCCCGCTGGAGCAGCGATGCCGCAAAGGCCACCACAGAATCCTCCGCCCTTTCGGAGAACGCGGAGAAGCGCCAGCAACTGCTCAACGAGCTTTCTGAGCCGCTGGAACAGAAAGGCCGGCCCGCCATCGATCCCAAGGAAACAAGTGTGATGCTCTTTCCTGGGCAGGGCACCCAGTACGTGGGCATGGCCAAGGACCTGCTCCGATTCCCTGGCGCCCGCCGCATCTTCGAGCTGGCCAACGAGGTGCTGAAATACGATCTGCTCAAGATCTGCCTGGAGGGACCACGTGAGAAACTGAATCGCACGGAGCACGCTCAGCTGGCTGTGATGGTATCCTCGCTGGCAGCACTGGAGCAGTTGCGTGAGGAGCGACCCAAGGCCATTGAAACGTGTGTGGCTGCCGCTGGCTTTAGTCTGGGCGAGATTACCGCATTGGTGTACGCGGACGCTCTGCCTTTTGACAAGGCATTGCGATTGGTGCAGGTGCGGGCCACCGCCATGCAGGCGGCATGTGACCAGGCAGCCGGAGCCATGGCGATGACTATCTACGGACCGGACACCAATCTGGGAGAGGCCTGTGCTCGGGCGCAGCAATGGTGTCTGGAAAAGGGAGTGGAGTCGCCCTACTGTGGCATCGCCAACTACATGTATCCGCACTGCAAGGTCGTGGCCGGCAACGTAGAGGCCCTGGAGTTCCTGGAACAAAATGCCAAGGCCTTAAAAATCCGACGGATGAAGAGATTGGCTGTGAGCGGCGCCTTTCACACTCCTTTAATGCAAAGCGCTGTGGAGCCCTTTACCAAAGCCCTGAAAACGGTGCGCCTTCAGGATCCCGTCATTAGAGTGTACTCCAATGTGGATGGCAAACCCTATCGCCATGCCAAGCACATCCTAACGCAGCTGCCCAAGCAAATCGTGCGGCCCGTCAAGTGGGAGCAGACCCTCCACGAGATGTACGAGCGCAAGCAGGGCGTCGACTTTCCACGCACCTTCGAATGCGGTCCTGGCAAGGGGCTGGTCCAGGTCCTGGAAAAAGTAAATGCCAAGGCCGCTCAATCCAGCTTTAATGTTATAGCCTAATCTTGTATAAAAATgcagtttgcttttataaaaatgtatattttctgggctaaaggaaacaaaaaactgGAAAGTTATGACCGTTGGCAGATCCTAACTCTTGTCGTCTCGTGATCGCATCCGATGCGCGAAGGCAGCTCCCTTGTTCTTCCGAAAGCTCTCAAAGGGATCGTGCATATTCGCGCCCACTCCCTGTGGATAGAAAATTATAAGTTGTCCTTTCTTGCGTACTCTTGCCACTTCACCTTGTACATCTCTCGACGATCGCGCACCTCGCCTCCCGAAATGGGCGTGTCGATGCCTTGATTCTTTGAGCCCAGTCCAGTGCCCGTTCCCGCCCAGCCCATTTTCATGAGCATTTGGTGGCCCTTGTTCGTTTCCTCGATGAAATCCGCGGGCTTGGCAAATGTGCTTCCCCTGTAAAAGGAAAAATAGCTCATTGGTCCGACTTTCATGAAATTATACTATAGCCATGATTTACAGAAAGCTCGGAGGTGTTAGAGATCTGTCGCGGTCCACTCGTCTTAGGCTGATGCTGTTCCCGTTGTCTCGGCTATTGGAATTGCCACGGTCACCACGGCCCTCTCTGCTATTTgtgctgccgctgttgttgtccCGTTCGTGGCGAGGAGATCGATTGCGACCCTTGCGGTTGCTACCACCGCCCAACCTGCTCCGATTTACTGGTGGCGGCGTTAAAGAGCGCTCCATGGATCGTGACCGGGATCGGGATCGAGAGGCCGTTCTGTCTCGATGGGGCGGCGTTTTTGAGCGGGAGCGACTGCGACTCTTTGATCTGCGCAAGAAGATAAGTCCAAATATCTCTAGTTTCTGTTTAAAAGTATCGATGGAAAACAAACACTCACCGGTAAACTCGCTTGTTGCTCTTTTTGGGTAGGGGTTTCTCGAGCACAATCGGACTGGGCGACCGCGACTTTTCTCGGATGCCGTCCTTGATTTCCTCTTCCTTTTGCTTTCGCGCCGCATTCTTCACCTTATAGTACTCATAGAGACCAAGCTTCTCCCAACCCTCACTGCAAAGATAAACCCATTTATAAGTAAAACTGACTAACATTGAATTGAAGTACTTACTTATCCCTGGGACGATCGTGTGAGGGTGCGGAATAGAAGGCGTTCAATGCATTTGTTAGTCGCTCGCTTTGTGGCGCTGGAGCTGGCAGTCGAATGTCCGCCGGATCGAGGGCTTTGTAGTTGTAATCCTCCAGACGAATAAGCGGCACCATGAGGCCCGCTGGTAGGTCGTAGTAAGGCGCTGTGGGTATTTGTGGCTCTCCGATCACAACAGGTTCTCCAGATTCTCCGTCGACCAATTTCTGTGGTTGCTGGCCATCTTCCAATGTTCCGTCTTCGGGTTTTTTGGTTATAACCGCGCGAATGGCTGCATTGAGCACATCCAGGTCTACTTCGCCGCTATCAGCATTTTGCTGACCAGGTCTTACAATATTCTGGGGATAGCCAGCCattggcggcggcagctgttgctgctgcggttgttgttgctgctgctgctgctgcagttgctgctgtccTTGTTGCTGAGGGTCGTCAggatggtgttgctgctgcatctgtAAGCACGCCTGAATTGCTGCACTGAGAACGCCAAGATCAACAGGTGGTTCATTGCCGGACCCCTGCGCCTGCAATTGCGGAAACTGTCCcggttgtggctgctgctgctgctgcggatggcCCATTGCTGGGCCCTGATTATGATGCATGGGTCCGGGGAAGCCTGGTGGTGGTTTGGACATGTCCGGAATGAAGAAGTTCGGTCCGCGTGGATCCGCAAAGTGATTCCCCGgcggtggctgctgctgttggaagTTACCACCTGGATACATGTTATTTCCCggctgcggatgctgctgaTCATGCGGCCCCTGGCTATTCATGTGCTCATGGTCACCCGGCATTGCTATTCGGTGGGACATCAGCGATGGGATGTTTTTCTGCTGATGGTGAAGcatgtgttgctgctgggacTTCTGGGCCACAATCTGCTGCTCCAGGTGTTGCGCCTGCTTCTCCAGCTGCACAATTTGCTGGCTGGCATGTTGGATAAATATATGATGCTGTTTCTGATAGCTGAAGCATAAGAGTTAaggtttattatatgctctgtTATGTTCTTGGACTTTTATACTTACTTATCCAAAGTCGCCTTGGTATTCTGCGTGAACTTGGCAGTTATATCATGATGTGTGTTCTGCAGATTGGTTTTGTACTCCTGCATTGACGAGTCCGGTGACTGAAGCTTCGAGATGACGCATGCATCGAAGAACTTCGCCTTGGACTCCCACAGGGACAGTAGCTTGGCCAGCTTCTGGCGCTGGTCGGAGGTGCCAACTGTGGGCGAGAATAACACTATTAGAAATCCAAAATGAATCAATCGAGAGGGGAAATACATACTCAAGTCGGCGCTGCAGAACATCGGAATGACGACGTTCTCGAGGCTGTTCTTCAAGTCATTGATGTTCTTGCGCATGCTGTAAATACATCGTTGCACTTAAGTCTCATCTCCCAGCTACTCTAAAGTCTAGGTATGATGTCGAAAGTCCGGTGGTCGGTCAGATTCAGTCCAATTCTGTCAGCGTAGTCCGCAAAAACTAACCCACAAAGTAGTATTTTTGCTCGGTGGGTTAGTTGTTGAGGTTTATGGCTCTTaaatactatactatactaatAATTGACTGGGCGAACTTACCAGTGATGGAGTATATcattaactaaatatataagaTGCAATTTTTGCTGAAACGTTGAACCATTGACCAAAGccctaaaaataaattaacaaacgaaaaacatatttttctaGTTCTCTGTATGCACAACAACATTGCCAAAAGTACTTGTTGTGCAAGTATAATGATTTTTGTTAGTTAATCTTCTTTCTTTTtggtatttgtgtttttgattttttttttctattgtCCGATGATTATCACTGTTAAGTGTTGGTGTGTTGTTGTGCGTGTTTATGGTTAAGCTTATTAAGTAAAATGATTTGTTTAGGTGTGTGGCCCTAGCTAAAAGACTTCCGGATCTGGGAACTACTCATATGGATCATAACATCTCTCGAAAACGAATCAATCTCGAGCCTCTCTGTGGAAGTCTCAATCGCACAATCACTCAATCGACCATCTCTCACTTGCATGTTCGATATTTCGTATTTCGTTTTTGTATGTTTGGTTAGTATTTCACTCGTTGAAAGAAAGaaacacaatttaattaatacatATTGCAGGTCATTAGGTATAAAACTGAGGCATACTTCTTTAAAAGATATTGTAAAACGACATTGATTTTTGCGCTGTCGGTTGAATGCTGTAAAATCCAGTTCTTGCCTAAAATTGCAATATCAAACGGGTTACTCATATTGTCATTGTCCATGGCGATTATAAATTAGGTTTAGGATTAATCAAAAAGTAGTATGGATTCATTTAGTGTGCGCTTTGTGTGCAGCAAAGCTGCGGAGCATCAAAAATTCAGCTCCATTAGCTAACTTATGACTGATTACGAGACTACAAACAAGCAATAATGTAATCCAGCCGGTCCGCTGAACTCGTATTTACCTGCAGAGATGCTGTCCTTCGTGCAGGACTCGATGATCGGCTGCAGAACGCTATCGAAGTCCCTCAGCACAATGCCCTGCTCGCCAGCCATCTGTTCCTGCTGCGCCGTCTGCGCCGCCGCGATTGCATCCTCGATCTGCTTGGTCTTCTGGTTCATCAGGGCCTACAGGTTGGTTGGTGCGATTTGGATCGCATGCGTTGGTGTGGTTCGGATCAGTTCGGTTTGGTCATTGGGCACACAAAGGTTTGTTCACATGCATATTCGCATTTGGTATTCACATTTCGTATTCAAGTTGACAAGCgtttcaaaacaaatttgattttaggatttgttttttttttttttggtttttatacaGTTTTGTCAGTTGGTATGAAGAGtggtttgatttggtttttttttttttggtttatgtttcaaaaaatacaataaagcAAAAATTTAATGTAGCATTgtaaattgttaattaaatagtaaaaataatgacaaatatatattgtagTTTAGTAATGCTGAAAGTACACTTTAACTTTATCTTATCCGCACTTGGAGAACAAAAACTGAGTAGATCGATTGAAAGGACGTTTAGAAAAGGGTCGCAGGACTGATTATTCTGAGGAATTCGTGGATTAGTTTGTAGTGaaacaatttgaaaaagcAATTTGAAGAGTGAGATCACTTCATTAGAGGGAAATTCAATAGCGATAAGCAATAAGAAAGGTCTTTCTTATTAAGACGAATTTGGTTCACAGTACTTATAGAGTGAATAGTCCACAGAAGCTGTTCataatgattaataataaacaccATTTGTTGAACTGTTGTTCCAGAGTTGTTATTACAAAATTAAGGGGATACAAGACTGCCATCTGTGAGTCTATGACAATATCTTTGGAAATAATTTAGGTCCGAAATTATATACTGGTTATACGATTTATCTTTTCTCTGAAGAAAATATCTCAAAGCATTCTGGCTTAAAAACGAAGTATATTCACAATCGATTGGGTCGTTTAAAAGGGAGGTCAAAAATTCGAAGAAGCAAAAACGTTCTTATATTCAGACTATAAAAGCAACTTTTAGGTGGgtatttagtttaaaaagGAATCCATTTTGCTTCATTGAATTTTTGCCAGAGGAGGCCAACATTCAACATGAAATCATATTGAAATCTTTTCTTTTCAAACTCGAGCTGCTCTAAACTCTCGGAAAAAGGCTTGCAAAGGTGGGCGTATAGAGGTATCCCAGTTATTTCCAACTTCAAATTACCGTGTGCTGTGCGGAGAGATTCGCTTCGGATTGCTGGATCTGTTCCCGCAGCGACTTCTGCTGCATCTTTATGGCTTCCAGTTGTGACGTTGGATTCATGGCCATGGGATTGCCATTGGCCTGCTGATTGTTGGGCGGTCCACCGTTGCCGGCGTTCGGCGGCCAGGAGTGCTGCGTTTGCTGTTGCATATTGTCTTGTGCGTTTTCGGGCGGGTGCGGTGGCTGCTGATTGGGTGGCGGATAGAGGCCCGGTGGCTGGGATTGCTGCATTGGCGGCGGATGCTGCATGTAGTGGCCGGTTGGAGCACCTGGTGGCAGTTGTTGGTTAATGGCCTGTTGCTTCAGCACTGTATTGGGTGTTAAAAGCAGATTATAGGGTTTATTTTCCACCAATTTAGAAAGCACTCACGAGTCTGTTCCGCTGCCACCCTGAATTGATAGTAGCTGGCGAACTCCCCGCCGTAGAGGAACTCGAACTTTGGGTtgttctgctgcttctgcttcgtTATTGCCTCGAATTCCGGACCATTTCTGGCCACAAACTCCGCCAGTTTGTCGATAATATTCCGTAAACTAGCAtctgcaaatgaaaagcaaatggtttttgcaaaaaatgtgaGCATATCAAAGgttgtatgtttgtatgtacaCATGTGCATGCCAATCGACTTGGGCACAGAATTAGCTCGATTTGAAGTTATATGCAGCACTTTCTTTAATTGCTGCACTTACCGCGTGGCGGTTGCACGTCCATTTTGCGACTGTTATTAGCACTAATATCCTATGTAAAATACTAAGTTCATaactttttgcacttttccagCGGCACTTTTCACAGCTTCTTCCTATTTTTTCCGACAGTGTGCCCATATCTTTGTATTCTTAGAACGACATGTAGTTAAATACTAAGAGTTACTCTCGGTACTACTTTTAAAGTGGTTTTTAGCGCTTATCATAATCTTTTTTGAGTAAATAAGCGGCTTTAAGTTTTTTCGCTGCTCGTttgttaaacatatttattgtcAGTAGCAGAGGCTCCAATTAGAATGGCGGTTCGAGCAGAGCTGCCAATTACCGGTCTTTTGCTTTTCGATTAATAACACAACGTGGCAACGCCGGGCGTCTATCTCCGTTCTAAGCTgacaaaaatagtttatttgtGGTAAACAAACCGAGTGCACACGTTTAGCCAGGGCAATTTGTACTCGAAAGCAATCTCCACGCCGGCCCGTGATTAATGCAGCATCCGAGGAGGCATGACAAATCCGCACTTTAAACCGACAACTCCGCGGACAGCGTGGCATTGAATTACACGGGCTCCCTGCAAAATAATCTTGAAATAGCCACTATatagtgtgtatgtgtatatagacACATCCGCGAGCAGCAGAATGGCAGATAATAAGGGGAGCGTTATCACCATTAATGGCGGCGAATCGGCGAGAAGCTCGCCGCCCTTGCAGCGGAAGTCCTCGACGTCGGAATCTCCGCCGGAACTGCGAATCCTTTGCTTTGACCTCACCTACTACAATCGCACAACTCAGTTCCTGCTCAGCTGCGCCGGCGTCTTCTTCCTGTACATCCTGTACGGCTATCTGCAGGAGCTGATCTTCACCGTCGAAGGATTCAAACCCTACGGATGGTTCCTCACGCTCGTCCAGTTTGGCTACTACATCGGCTTCGGTTTGGTGGAGCGGCGGCTGGAGGGCTATCGGATAAGCGGCGGTTCCTTTTGGAACATTGAGCCGGAGCCACGTTGCATTCCCATGAGAACATACCTAATTCTGGCTGCTCTTACGCTGGGTACAATGGGTCTGTCCAACTCAAGTCTCGGCTATCTGAACTATCCCACCCAGGTGATTTTCAAGTGCTGCAAACTCATTCCCGTGCTGGTGGGCAGCATCCTCATACAGGGCAAACGCTACGGACTGCTGGACTTTGCGGCAGCCACCTGCATGTGCATCGGATTGGCGTGGTTCACGCTGGCCGACTCCCAGATGACGCCCAATTTCAATCTGCTTGGCGTGGCCATGATTTCGGGAGCGTTGCTCTGCGATGCCGCCATCGGAAATGTTCAGGAGAAGGCGATGCGGGAATATAAGGCGCCCAGCAGTGAGGTGGTGTTCTACTCATACGGCTTGGGTTTTGTGTACCTATTTGTGATTATGCTGGTTACCGGCAACTTCTTCAGCGGCTTTGCCTTCTGCTTGGAGGTGGGTAATATTTGAGATTTATGATGTGAGCGATCTAAATTGTATCCATTTAGCACCCCGTTGAGACCTTCGGTTATGGGTTCCTGTTTAGTCTGTCCGGCTATCTGGGCATTCAGTTTGTGCTGGCTCTGGTGAGGAGTAGTGGTGCCCCCATAGCTGCCACAGTGACCACCGCCCGCAAGGCTGTGACCATAGCCTTTTCCTTTGTGCTTTTCAGCAAGCCCTTCACCTTACAGTAAGTGTTCTGTGAATTTCTAAAGACGAAGCTATACTATACCTATTTAAAACTTTCAGATATCTGTGGTCTGGCCTCATCGTTGTCCTGGGCATATATCTCAATGTCTACAGCAAGAGGAACAAGCTGACGTTGGCCGACGTCCGACAGAGACTAAAACAATTTGGAGCCAAGGTTGCCCGCTCACCGAGTCGCAAATTCCTCATCGAAGTTTAGAACGATACCAAAAAAAACACGTACATGTTAGTTTAATTGGAAGCATGGTTTTTCTACAAGAAAaccatataatataattactTAATTACATTCTAAACAAACTATGTGCTATCTGTCCATGTCGAACTCCATTACGCGCTTGAAGAGATCCTGGCGCTCCTTGGCGGAGGTTAACTGGCCCATGGTGCGGTCCAGGAACTGTTTTTGGTGCTTGACTATGAACTTGTTGCATTGGATGATGGTGGCACCGATGTAGAGCGTCCTAAACTTGGCCCGTACATCTCCGATCTGGAAGAAAGGTGGTTTTATTGCTGATTTAAGGACATGACAATGGGACCAACCAAAGTAATCAATGGCAATACGCTGGACACAAAGTGTTGGCCTCGATGGAGACAGCGTATGATTGCCATTTTCGTCCGATCGTTGATGTATTTCACTCGAAATCCCTGCTCGATCACGCCGAGGCCGTAGACTCCGTGATACTTCTCCACATTCTGGAGTAGGATCTTGGTCAGGCTGTGGTCGTTGAGTCGCAGAGATTGTGTTGGCGTGTAGGGCACAATCTGCACCGCTATGTACCTGTTTGAGGATGGTTTAATTAAAGAACGTTAAAGAAAACGAGATCAATATTTACCTATTCTTTATGCGAACCATCGCGGTGTAATCAATATGGCAACGCTGCAAATGGTTGCCAGACCGAATTCGCTTCAACTACCGATAACATATCGGTTTTTAAAAATCCGGAAAtggctgttttattttttgtgtgtcttaaaaatgttcaaaccCTTCAAATAATGAAAGATTCAgctgtatttaaatataagttaGCTAGGAAAGTATGTTTTTATATCCTTATCCTTATATGAAATCTGGGATAttctttataaaaaattaaaaattattatccAAATCTAAATGTCCTGTAATTGATTTGGAACGCTTCAATATAAAATGATCTTGTATGTTCAATATGTTGGTGTATTTTTTCATTCGATTCTAAAAAAAGATGCGATCCCTTTTTACTTTTGAGAAAGTCTTTTGTTCAAGTTGGATATATGGAAAGTAAATGCATGGACATACATTGTTTTCAACCCATTTACTTGTATTTTGACAGCGAAACAATGGATTCGGGGAATCGCACGTAGAAACTGGCAACTTGTCGACCAATTCATGAATGTGGGCAGAACATTCCTCACTGTCGCTGCCCACGTTCAGCCCTCCGTCGACAAACGGAATGGGGGGCATTGCTCCAGTGCCAGTGGGGATTTCTCCATCTGTTCGGTGAATCTaaacatatatctatataatatatatatatatatcagcgATTGTGTTGCTCGCAGACTTGGGGACGCGGGGATCTCAGCGCAACGCATCGCATTATAGCTGGCTGGCGCACATATGCAGATATCATGGCTGCCCCCGCCGACGTCTCTCCCCATGCCGCTCCACTGGATGGGATGTGCTCCATCCAACGAGCGATCGGTGGCCGTGGAAAACCACTATACGGCTCGTGTTCAGTCTCCGGAGCAGCGAATGCGGCGGGATACGCTCCGATcgcgttttattttcgctttttcccATCGCACTTTACAGTCATTtctaaaaaacaataaaattcgGGCAGCGGCGTGGAAAAACGCTACATATACTCCAACGATCCGAACATCCACCGATCGATCGGCAGCCGCATTCgtgtttttccgcttttccgtgGCAAGTTCACCGATTGTGGTCTATATTTTGGAAAACGCATCCGCGCAGCCTCGCAGTTGGAACGAATACTCCGTGACGATCGCTTCGCAAGATTAGGCTGATCAGACAGATCCCATTGGCAAACATAAacccaaaagcagcagcaacatgagcagCGTCGTAAGCATCTCAGATCTTTTCAGCTCCACAGGACTGTCGATGATTAATACCTACATATTTGTCTCATTCCAGGATGAAGATCTTACCCCCGAGCAGATCGCCGTGCTCCAGAAGGCGTTCAACAGCTTCGATCACCAGAAGACTGGCTCCATCCCCACCGAGATGGTCGCCGACATCCTGCGCCTGATGGGTGAGTTCTAGGGTTCAGGATGTCCAGTTGGATGAAGGAGTActtattgtttttggcaaCTGCAGGTCAGCCCTTCGACAAGAAGATCCTGGAGGAACTGATCGAGGAGGTCGATGAGGACAGTAAGTAAACGCTATTTTTACAACATATGATAGATATAGTCGAAAGTTTTTGAGTATTTCaatgatattatattatgaattcaattcaagatagaaaacatttgcatttatgtCACGAAACtgccaattaaaataattgtgtggcatatattttattaaatttatttcagtCCCAAGTAGAACAGCGTGAAAATTCTACAAAAAATACATGCatatagtttttataaaacgaaacaaaataaaaatgaaatatgcatcaataatatatttatacttgtGCCGATTTCGTGGATGTTTTTGTATTCGTTTAATCGATTTGTgtagttatatatacacattttccttcaatttaaattgaacataaaaaaagtataaagttACAAGTGAGAAAAACAAATCTGTAAGTAGGTactaaatatgcaaatataattATGGTTAGACTTTATGCAAAAGTGACTTTAATGATCCAAagacaaaagtgaaaaaaatattaaaaaaaaacctactGACAGctgcaaataataaaagtatatatttattaaataagatTTAGCTGGCTATTACAGCAAATCGCAGATGATTCACCATCGAGCGATGATTAAATTTTAGTTACGCGCTGTCATTGATTTATGATCATAGTCGTGTTTTGGGAGCCCCATCATTAGCCGCTGGCTTTCCAGTCGTTTTCAGTTAATTATACACACATTCGGAATATTTGTCACATTTCAGAGTCCGGTCGCCTGGAATTCGGCGAGTT
It contains:
- the LOC6738421 gene encoding calcium homeostasis endoplasmic reticulum protein isoform X1, with protein sequence MDVQPPRDASLRNIIDKLAEFVARNGPEFEAITKQKQQNNPKFEFLYGGEFASYYQFRVAAEQTLLKQQAINQQLPPGAPTGHYMQHPPPMQQSQPPGLYPPPNQQPPHPPENAQDNMQQQTQHSWPPNAGNGGPPNNQQANGNPMAMNPTSQLEAIKMQQKSLREQIQQSEANLSAQHTALMNQKTKQIEDAIAAAQTAQQEQMAGEQGIVLRDFDSVLQPIIESCTKDSISAGKNWILQHSTDSAKINVVLQYLLKKALVNGSTFQQKLHLIYLVNDILHHCMRKNINDLKNSLENVVIPMFCSADLIGTSDQRQKLAKLLSLWESKAKFFDACVISKLQSPDSSMQEYKTNLQNTHHDITAKFTQNTKATLDNYQKQHHIFIQHASQQIVQLEKQAQHLEQQIVAQKSQQQHMLHHQQKNIPSLMSHRIAMPGDHEHMNSQGPHDQQHPQPGNNMYPGGNFQQQQPPPGNHFADPRGPNFFIPDMSKPPPGFPGPMHHNQGPAMGHPQQQQQPQPGQFPQLQAQGSGNEPPVDLGVLSAAIQACLQMQQQHHPDDPQQQGQQQLQQQQQQQQPQQQQLPPPMAGYPQNIVRPGQQNADSGEVDLDVLNAAIRAVITKKPEDGTLEDGQQPQKLVDGESGEPVVIGEPQIPTAPYYDLPAGLMVPLIRLEDYNYKALDPADIRLPAPAPQSERLTNALNAFYSAPSHDRPRDNEGWEKLGLYEYYKVKNAARKQKEEEIKDGIREKSRSPSPIVLEKPLPKKSNKRVYRSKSRSRSRSKTPPHRDRTASRSRSRSRSMERSLTPPPVNRSRLGGGSNRKGRNRSPRHERDNNSGSTNSREGRGDRGNSNSRDNGNSISLRRVDRDRSLTPPSFLGSTFAKPADFIEETNKGHQMLMKMGWAGTGTGLGSKNQGIDTPISGGEVRDRREMYKGVGANMHDPFESFRKNKGAAFAHRMRSRDDKS
- the LOC6738421 gene encoding calcium homeostasis endoplasmic reticulum protein isoform X2: MRKNINDLKNSLENVVIPMFCSADLIGTSDQRQKLAKLLSLWESKAKFFDACVISKLQSPDSSMQEYKTNLQNTHHDITAKFTQNTKATLDNYQKQHHIFIQHASQQIVQLEKQAQHLEQQIVAQKSQQQHMLHHQQKNIPSLMSHRIAMPGDHEHMNSQGPHDQQHPQPGNNMYPGGNFQQQQPPPGNHFADPRGPNFFIPDMSKPPPGFPGPMHHNQGPAMGHPQQQQQPQPGQFPQLQAQGSGNEPPVDLGVLSAAIQACLQMQQQHHPDDPQQQGQQQLQQQQQQQQPQQQQLPPPMAGYPQNIVRPGQQNADSGEVDLDVLNAAIRAVITKKPEDGTLEDGQQPQKLVDGESGEPVVIGEPQIPTAPYYDLPAGLMVPLIRLEDYNYKALDPADIRLPAPAPQSERLTNALNAFYSAPSHDRPRDNEGWEKLGLYEYYKVKNAARKQKEEEIKDGIREKSRSPSPIVLEKPLPKKSNKRVYRSKSRSRSRSKTPPHRDRTASRSRSRSRSMERSLTPPPVNRSRLGGGSNRKGRNRSPRHERDNNSGSTNSREGRGDRGNSNSRDNGNSISLRRVDRDRSLTPPSFLGSTFAKPADFIEETNKGHQMLMKMGWAGTGTGLGSKNQGIDTPISGGEVRDRREMYKGVGANMHDPFESFRKNKGAAFAHRMRSRDDKS
- the LOC6738422 gene encoding adenosine 3'-phospho 5'-phosphosulfate transporter 2; this translates as MADNKGSVITINGGESARSSPPLQRKSSTSESPPELRILCFDLTYYNRTTQFLLSCAGVFFLYILYGYLQELIFTVEGFKPYGWFLTLVQFGYYIGFGLVERRLEGYRISGGSFWNIEPEPRCIPMRTYLILAALTLGTMGLSNSSLGYLNYPTQVIFKCCKLIPVLVGSILIQGKRYGLLDFAAATCMCIGLAWFTLADSQMTPNFNLLGVAMISGALLCDAAIGNVQEKAMREYKAPSSEVVFYSYGLGFVYLFVIMLVTGNFFSGFAFCLEHPVETFGYGFLFSLSGYLGIQFVLALVRSSGAPIAATVTTARKAVTIAFSFVLFSKPFTLQYLWSGLIVVLGIYLNVYSKRNKLTLADVRQRLKQFGAKVARSPSRKFLIEV